TGTTTTTAAGTCCGGAACCGTAATTGTTTTATTGTGTAAAGTAATTTCTCCGAGTAAATTTGTCACAAAATAAATTCCGACCAGCAAGACTATGATTGCCCCGAACACATTAACTACAAACCACTTACTAAAGATAAATTTGAATAGATTCATTTTTTAAAATTATTCGTTACTATAATAATATTTAATCCATTATAACATAATAGCTCCGCAAATATAATAATTAGTTCTACAAAGCCTTTTGTATATTTGTTAATTCGGAAAAAGTGATTACTTTTCACCGTTATTTAAAACGATCGCACACCACAAAAATTATCTAACATAAATTAAAAGCAAGTAAATATTAATAATAAGATGAAGAAGAATATTGCTATAGTAATGGGCGGATATTCCACAGAAGCAGAAATTTCGAAGAAGAGTGGAACTGTGGTTTTTGAAAATATTTCTAGAGATAAATTCAATCCCTATAAAATAATAATAGAAAAAGACCGGTGGTACGCAGAAATTGATGGAAAAAAGTTTGATATAGACAAGAATGATTTCAGCATAAGTAAAGACGGTGAAAAAATCAAATTCGATGTAGTATACAATGCAATTCACGGGAGTCCCGGTGAAGATGGTAAATTAAGTGCTTACTTCGAATTAGTAAACATTCCTCACAACACCTGCGACTCTTTTGAATCGGCATTATCATTCAGCAAAAGAGAATGTATTTCGGTAGCAAAATCACACGGGGTAGTTGCTGCTGAATCTATATTCCTGAGCAAAAACGACATATACAACATCGATGATATTGCAACAAAAGTAGGTTTGCCATGCATGGTAAAACCTAACAGAGCAGGTTCGAGTTTTGGCATAAGCAAAGTTGATAAGTTAGAAGACTTACAGGGAGCAATTGACAATGCGTTTTCTATCGACAACCAGTTACTTATTGAAGAATTCATTACCGGTACTGAAGTAACTGTTGGCGTTATTCCTTTCGAAGGAAAATTAAAAGTTCTACCAATGACCGAAATAGTTTCACATAATTCTTTTTTCGATTATAACGCAAAATACGAAGGTGCATCAGACGAGATCACCCCTGCAAGAATCTCTGAAGAAGATAGAAAAACTGTTACTGAAGCTGCTTTAAAAGTTTACAAGGCACTGGACATTAAAGGCTTTTCAAGGGCTGAATACATCATCAAAGAAGGTATTCCTTATTTTATTGAGATAAATACTATTCCCGGACTTACCGAAGAAAGTATACTGCCCCAACAAGCTAAGGCTGCCGGAATTAGTTTAACTGAATTATTCGAAAGTTCAATTAACGAAGCATTAAACAGATAATAAAATGATACGACGAGCTGTATTTCCGGGTTCATTTGACCCTATTACAAATGGACATTTAGACATTATTCACAGGGCACTTCCTCTTTTTGATGAAATAATTATTGCTATTGGAACCAATTCGTCAAAAAAATACATGTTTCCCTTAGAGAAAAGAATAGAATGGCTTGAGGAAACATTCAAAGAGCACAGTAAGATAAAAATTACTCACTACGAAAACATGCTAACTGTTGACTACTGCAAACAAGTTGATGCTAAATTCATCATAAGGGGGCTGAGAAATCCTGCGGATTTTGAATTCGAAAAAGCTATAGCACAAACAAACAGAAAGCTTGATCCGGAAATTGAGACAGTTTTTTTACTTACTTCTTCAGGATTCTCTTCTATCAGTTCCAGCATTGTTAGAGAAGTTATGCAATACGATGGAGATTACTCTTCATTAGTTCCTGATACTGTGAAGAAATAATGCAATGATACAATGGGGCTTTTTCAAAAGCCAGCAAATACGTCATATTGAGTAGAGCGATAGCGGAATCGAAATATCTTTTTATATTATAATCCGATTCTTCGACTACACTGTATTTCAATCAGAATAACGGTGTTTTGCTTTTGAGACAGTCCCATTAAGTTATCAAAACAATAATTTAATATTCTCCCAGGTATTTTTCATCGCCTCATTTATAGCTTTGGCGTCGAGCCATTTAACTTGGGTTATCCCTTCCTTAGTTTGAGGAACTAATTCGCCTTCATAACCTGACTTCATTTTATACCAATGCGAAATTTTTAACACCAGTTTACCTTTATAGCGATAGGTATGGTAGGTAGTTTTAATAAACTCCGATACCTCCAACCCTACTACTCCGGTTTCCTCTTCAACTTCTCTCATAGCTCCATCCTCATTACTTTCGCCTTCTTCAATAAATCCTTTAGGCAGATCCCAAACACCATCACGATAAATAAACAGTATTTCGCCATATTTATTCTCTACTTTTCCGCCTGCAGCAACCCGTACTTTTGCTATTTTTCCAAAGTCTTTGAAAACCTTTCCAGGATTATCACTAATCAGCAATACCTTATTATACTTTCCATCTTCCAACTCAATTATAATTCTTTCAAGTTGCTCTATTCCGACGTAATCTTCTTTCAAATCGAAATCAAAATTCGACTTTTTAACTATTTTAAGAAGTTTTTTGTTTACAAAAACATTGTACATTTGCTTCATGATTTTAGATAAAGAAACTGCCAAAAAAACAGCTGAATTTTTAATCCAGGTTAAAGCTATAAAACTTCAGCCAAACGACCCATTTTCATGGGCTTCAGGATGGAAATCCCCAATATATTGCGATAATAGAATTACTCTTTCGCATCCTACACTAAGGACTTTCATCCGCGAAAACATGGTCAAAGCTATTGAAAAAAACTTTGTTAAACCAAATGTTATAGCAGGAGTTGCAACAGGAGCTATTGCTATAGGTGCTCTGGTTGCTGAAGCAATGGGACTTCCGTTTGTATACATCAGACCGGAAGCCAAAAAACACGGTCGTCAGAATCAAATTGAAGGACACTTCGAAAGCGGACAATCTGTAGTTATAATAGAAGACTTAATCAGCACTGGTATGAGCAGCCTTAAAGCTGTAGATGCTCTTAAAGAAGCTAATGCCACAGTACTTGGAATGGTAGGGATTTTCACTTACGGATTTGAAGTTGCGGAAAAAGCATTCGAAGACAAAAATATTGAACTGGTAACTCTATCAGATTACAATCATTTGCTAGAACAGACTTTTGAAACAAGCTATATAACCGATGATGAGCATTTATTATTAAATAAGTGGAGAAAGGCTCCGGATAAATGGATGCAAAACCTATAACACACACCAATATATGACAATTGAAAGCAACAAAGTAATTGTAAACAAATCCCCTAAAGAACTTTTTGATTTTTTAGCAGAGTTTAAGAATTTCGAGCAACTTATGCCTAGTGAAGTTCAAAAATTTGAAGCTGACGAAACATCATTCGTATTCGGGATTAAAGGAATGCCGGAGATAAGACTGATTAAAAAATCATCTGCAGAATACTCTCAAATCATACTTGAAGCCGCAAGCTCAAAACTTCCTGTAGAACTTATTGCAAACCTGGAAGACAAAGGAGATAACAAAACAGAAACTCAACTGATTTTTAACGGTGAATTTAATCCTATGATAAAAATGATGGTTCAGAAACCATTAAAAAAATTCATTGAAACTTTATCTGAAAACATCGAAAAACTGTAGTTTCCAATAAAACTTATCATATTTTTAAGAGAAGCTGTATCAAAAGTCAATTTTCACAACATTTTAAGCCTTGCGTACTTGTTTGTAAGACAACTTTGTTGAGAAATATAAATTCTGAACGACGAATTCGCCCCTTTTGATACAACTTCTTTTTTAGCAGCTATGACTTCATTTTGATCTCTCCATTACTAAAAGTAACTATTTCATCGTCTTCCAATTCAATATTTACTCTTCCAAACTCATCAACTCCTCTAATAATTCCATTAAATATTTTCCCGTCTTTTTCAAATACAGAGATTTCATTCAGCTTATAAAGGTATTTCAGGTAAACATCGGTTATTTTTTCATACCGCTGTCTATATACATAATTGACAAAAAACTCAATATGATCCGCTATTTGGTTTAATAAGTTATGTAATTCTAACTCAACTCCACTTTCGTTATAAATAGAGCTTGCATTTACAATGTGGTCCGAAAATTTTCTTTGGTTAACATTTACTCCAACACCAACAACCGAATAGCCTATATAACGTCCTTTAATAGAATTCTCTATCAAAATACCAGCAACTTTTTTTCCATTGAGGTAAATATCATTTGGCCATTTAATATGAAAGTTTGGCGAAATAATAAGAAGCGACTTCAATATAGCAACACTTATAGCCTTACTCAACATAAACTGCTCCATTACCTGAAGACTGTCATGACGAATAAGCATACTGAATGTAAGGTTATCTCCGGGCTTACTCTCCCAAACTCTGCCAAACTGCCCCCTACCTTTATATTGGTTATTTGCCCAAATAATACTTCCACTGGAAATAGATTCATTTTCAGCCCATTTTAACAACAAGTCATTTGTAGAGTCTACGGCATCATATTTGAATATTTTCCTCACGTCTGTAAGTATAATTTAAAAAGATTATTTTACTTAATAAAAAAGGTTAAATTTGCGGGTCATAAAAGTATTAACAATTTAGCAGTTTTTACAAAAAAAATGAAATTATAAAAATATTAAACGGTATGAGCTTTGACAATACTTTCCCCATAATACGAAAAATGACTGTAATGCAAGTTACCAGGTCGTACTAACTAAGGAAGGTATTTCACAGACAAAAACGTATAATAAACATATGAAATCCCCATGAATGCCGGGCGTACAACAAACGGGATGAATATTTTGGGGATACCATATAACCAAAACATAGAAATTAATAACATATGAAAGAGGCAATAAATACTGATATTTTAATAGCAAACATCATTAAGGCAATAGAAGATATTAAAGGTGAAGATATTTTGCTGATGGACCTTAGAGAAATCGAAAATAAATCTACAGATTATTTTATAATTTGCTCCGGAACATCAAACACCCACGTACAATCAATTGCAAATGCTGTTGAAAAAGACATTTCCAAAGAATTTAAAGAAAAACCATGGCACGTTGAAGGTGCTGAAGTTAGTGAATGGGTTCTTCTCGATTATGTTAATGTGGTAGTACACGTATTTCAAAAACCCATAAGAGAATTTTATAATATAGAAGGATTGTGGGGAGATGCTAAAACCACTAAAATTTCTAATTAGTCTTACCTCAATATAATATACAACTAAAAACCTATAATAAAATTGAACGATTTAAATAAAAAAAATAAAGAACCTAAGGGAAGGTTTAACCCGTATTGGGTATATGGGGCCATCTTAGTACTATTCTTGGCAGGTCAATTCTATTCAATGCTGAGATTAGGTCCGGTAGAAACCAGTTATCAACAATTCGAAACCGAGTTTTTACAAAACAATGATGTTTCCAAAATAGTTATTGTAAACAAAGATATTGCCCAAATATACATCAAGGAAGAATCTCTCGAAAACAACGATACTTATAAAGATGTAAAACAGGGCCCCATGGGCGAAGATGTTAACCCGGGACCTCATTACCAATTCCAAATTGGTGATCTGCAAAACTTCGAAAACAAAATGGACAATCAAAGGTCTAAGCTTGACCTTGATTTTACCATCGAGTACGACACGCAAAAAGACGTTTGGGGTGATTTATTAGGATGGTTATTGCCAATTATCCTAATGATTGCTGTATGGATTTTCATCATGAGAAGAATGTCAGGAGGAACAGGCGGAGGAGCAGGTGGACAAATCTTCAATATTGGAAAATCGAAAGCAAAACTTTTCGATCAAAACAGCGATGTGAAAATTACTTTTGAAAACGTTGCCGGACTCGAAGGAGCAAAAGAAGAAGTTGAAGAAATTGTCAGCTTCTTGAAAGAGCCGGAAAAGTACACTTCTTTAGGTGGTAAAATCCCAAAAGGAGCACTTCTTGTAGGACCTCCGGGAACAGGTAAAACTTTATTGGCAAAAGCTGTTGCCGGTGAAGCAAAAGTACCTTTCTTCTCTCTGTCGGGATCCGACTTTGTGGAGATGTTTGTAGGTGTGGGAGCATCGCGTGTTCGTGATTTATTTAAACAGGCAAAAGAAAAATCTCCAGCGATAATATTCATCGATGAGATTGACGCAATAGGTAGAGCAAGAGGGAAAAATCAAATTACCGGAGGAAACGACGAAAGAGAGAATACTCTTAACCAGCTTCTTACCGAAATGGA
This genomic window from Bacteroidota bacterium contains:
- a CDS encoding D-alanine--D-alanine ligase; the protein is MKKNIAIVMGGYSTEAEISKKSGTVVFENISRDKFNPYKIIIEKDRWYAEIDGKKFDIDKNDFSISKDGEKIKFDVVYNAIHGSPGEDGKLSAYFELVNIPHNTCDSFESALSFSKRECISVAKSHGVVAAESIFLSKNDIYNIDDIATKVGLPCMVKPNRAGSSFGISKVDKLEDLQGAIDNAFSIDNQLLIEEFITGTEVTVGVIPFEGKLKVLPMTEIVSHNSFFDYNAKYEGASDEITPARISEEDRKTVTEAALKVYKALDIKGFSRAEYIIKEGIPYFIEINTIPGLTEESILPQQAKAAGISLTELFESSINEALNR
- the coaD gene encoding pantetheine-phosphate adenylyltransferase — translated: MRRAVFPGSFDPITNGHLDIIHRALPLFDEIIIAIGTNSSKKYMFPLEKRIEWLEETFKEHSKIKITHYENMLTVDYCKQVDAKFIIRGLRNPADFEFEKAIAQTNRKLDPEIETVFLLTSSGFSSISSSIVREVMQYDGDYSSLVPDTVKK
- a CDS encoding NUDIX domain-containing protein; the protein is MKQMYNVFVNKKLLKIVKKSNFDFDLKEDYVGIEQLERIIIELEDGKYNKVLLISDNPGKVFKDFGKIAKVRVAAGGKVENKYGEILFIYRDGVWDLPKGFIEEGESNEDGAMREVEEETGVVGLEVSEFIKTTYHTYRYKGKLVLKISHWYKMKSGYEGELVPQTKEGITQVKWLDAKAINEAMKNTWENIKLLF
- the pyrE gene encoding orotate phosphoribosyltransferase, yielding MILDKETAKKTAEFLIQVKAIKLQPNDPFSWASGWKSPIYCDNRITLSHPTLRTFIRENMVKAIEKNFVKPNVIAGVATGAIAIGALVAEAMGLPFVYIRPEAKKHGRQNQIEGHFESGQSVVIIEDLISTGMSSLKAVDALKEANATVLGMVGIFTYGFEVAEKAFEDKNIELVTLSDYNHLLEQTFETSYITDDEHLLLNKWRKAPDKWMQNL
- a CDS encoding SRPBCC family protein; translation: MTIESNKVIVNKSPKELFDFLAEFKNFEQLMPSEVQKFEADETSFVFGIKGMPEIRLIKKSSAEYSQIILEAASSKLPVELIANLEDKGDNKTETQLIFNGEFNPMIKMMVQKPLKKFIETLSENIEKL
- a CDS encoding biotin--[acetyl-CoA-carboxylase] ligase, yielding MRKIFKYDAVDSTNDLLLKWAENESISSGSIIWANNQYKGRGQFGRVWESKPGDNLTFSMLIRHDSLQVMEQFMLSKAISVAILKSLLIISPNFHIKWPNDIYLNGKKVAGILIENSIKGRYIGYSVVGVGVNVNQRKFSDHIVNASSIYNESGVELELHNLLNQIADHIEFFVNYVYRQRYEKITDVYLKYLYKLNEISVFEKDGKIFNGIIRGVDEFGRVNIELEDDEIVTFSNGEIKMKS
- the rsfS gene encoding ribosome silencing factor, producing the protein MKEAINTDILIANIIKAIEDIKGEDILLMDLREIENKSTDYFIICSGTSNTHVQSIANAVEKDISKEFKEKPWHVEGAEVSEWVLLDYVNVVVHVFQKPIREFYNIEGLWGDAKTTKISN